One genomic region from Thermus thermamylovorans encodes:
- a CDS encoding nucleotidyltransferase family protein, whose product MNLSSLPTPDRERLQELCQRYGVRRLLLFGSFARGEASEASDLDLLVEFFPGRVPGLGFVRLQEELSRLFGRQVDLHTAKSLSRYFREEALREAHPLYEAA is encoded by the coding sequence GTGAACCTTAGCTCCCTGCCTACCCCCGATCGGGAACGCCTCCAGGAGCTTTGCCAGCGCTACGGCGTGCGCCGGCTCCTTCTCTTTGGCTCCTTCGCCCGGGGAGAGGCCTCGGAGGCAAGCGACCTGGATCTCCTGGTGGAGTTCTTCCCCGGCCGAGTCCCGGGCCTGGGCTTCGTGCGCCTGCAGGAGGAGCTCTCCCGCCTGTTCGGGAGGCAGGTGGACCTCCACACCGCGAAGAGCCTCAGCCGCTACTTCCGCGAGGAGGCCCTAAGGGAGGCCCATCCCCTTTATGAGGCCGCCTAG
- a CDS encoding YdcF family protein yields the protein MGGVRGLLPLLLFFPPALAQGYAWIVVLGAAQYGGRPSPALERRLETALELYAKGLAPGIAVAGGRLPGDRFSEGEVGCRYLLERGVPGEALLCETQSRNTYENLLFLRPRLQGPVLLVTDAPHLPRALFLARLLGLEARGHPVPGPYPPGYWLREALYRLWLYLGLRPSPGGQALRAPPPGGAGPPDTPPRGP from the coding sequence GTGGGTGGCGTGCGCGGGCTCCTCCCCCTCCTCCTTTTCTTCCCCCCCGCCCTCGCCCAGGGGTACGCCTGGATCGTGGTCCTGGGGGCCGCCCAGTACGGGGGACGGCCCTCCCCGGCCCTGGAAAGGCGGCTGGAGACCGCCCTGGAGCTCTACGCAAAGGGCCTCGCCCCCGGGATCGCCGTGGCCGGGGGCAGGCTTCCCGGGGACCGCTTCAGCGAGGGGGAGGTGGGCTGCCGCTACCTCCTGGAACGGGGGGTGCCCGGGGAGGCCCTCCTCTGCGAGACGCAAAGCCGGAACACCTACGAGAACCTCCTCTTCCTCCGGCCCCGCCTTCAGGGGCCCGTCCTCCTGGTCACCGACGCCCCCCACCTCCCGCGGGCCCTCTTCCTGGCCCGCCTCCTGGGCCTGGAGGCCCGGGGCCATCCCGTACCCGGACCCTACCCCCCGGGCTACTGGCTGCGGGAGGCCCTCTACCGCCTCTGGCTCTACCTGGGCCTAAGGCCCTCCCCTGGGGGGCAGGCCCTCAGGGCCCCCCCTCCAGGCGGCGCAGGGCCTCCAGATACCCCTCCAAGAGGGCCCTGA
- a CDS encoding DUF503 domain-containing protein, producing the protein MKAYLGLYTARLETPARSLKEKRALIKPALERVKARFPVSAARLYGLDAWGFEVVGLSLLGNDPAWVEETLREAARFLAREGDFRVALEAFHLEAFELDGLV; encoded by the coding sequence ATGAAAGCCTACCTGGGCCTCTACACCGCCCGGCTGGAAACCCCGGCCCGGAGCCTCAAGGAGAAGCGGGCCCTCATCAAGCCGGCCCTGGAACGGGTGAAGGCCCGCTTCCCCGTCAGCGCGGCCAGGCTTTACGGCCTGGACGCCTGGGGCTTCGAGGTGGTGGGCCTGAGCCTCCTGGGCAACGACCCCGCGTGGGTGGAAGAAACCCTCCGCGAGGCCGCCCGCTTCCTGGCCCGCGAGGGGGATTTTAGGGTGGCCCTGGAGGCCTTTCACCTCGAGGCCTTCGAGCTGGACGGCCTAGTCTAG
- a CDS encoding YggS family pyridoxal phosphate-dependent enzyme: MGLPRVLEAIGAACRRAGRRPEEVRLVAVTKGRSVEEIWERVLRHGPFPLGESRVQEALRKMELLQAEWHLVGPLQRNKAKLAPRFALIHSLDSLRLAEALERVGAREGVRLRVLLEVNLGREPQKHGFLEEELLDAYERVRAMPHLEVLGLMTVPPVGPEGVVRPIFRRLSQLADRLGLPERSMGMSDDFPIAVEEGATLVRVGRALFVD; the protein is encoded by the coding sequence ATGGGCCTGCCCCGGGTGCTGGAGGCCATAGGGGCCGCCTGCCGCCGCGCGGGGCGGCGGCCGGAGGAGGTGCGCCTGGTGGCGGTGACCAAGGGGAGGAGCGTGGAGGAGATCTGGGAGAGGGTCCTCCGCCACGGCCCCTTCCCCTTGGGGGAAAGCCGGGTGCAGGAGGCCCTTAGGAAGATGGAGCTCCTTCAGGCGGAGTGGCATCTCGTGGGGCCCTTGCAGCGCAACAAGGCCAAGTTGGCCCCCCGCTTCGCCCTCATCCACTCCCTGGACTCCTTACGCCTGGCGGAGGCCCTGGAGCGGGTGGGGGCGCGGGAGGGGGTGAGGCTTCGGGTGCTTTTGGAGGTGAACCTGGGCCGGGAGCCCCAGAAGCACGGCTTTCTGGAGGAGGAGCTCCTGGACGCTTACGAGCGGGTGCGGGCCATGCCCCACCTGGAGGTCCTGGGCCTCATGACCGTGCCCCCCGTGGGCCCGGAAGGGGTGGTCCGGCCCATCTTCCGGAGGCTCTCCCAGCTTGCCGACCGCCTGGGCCTTCCCGAGCGCTCCATGGGCATGTCCGACGACTTCCCCATCGCCGTGGAGGAGGGGGCCACCCTGGTGCGGGTGGGGCGGGCCCTTTTTGTAGACTAG
- a CDS encoding BamA/OMP85 family outer membrane protein: MKRLLVLSFLGLLALAAPIREVVVEGGDPVLQALARAALPFGVGDEPGDLEAARRAILATGYFREVEVRLQDGVLRVVLTPYPPLAEVRVEARAFPQETLLRFLDQNFAIGREAIHNPLRAQEAAQALAQAYRQNGFPFVPQVAVEAREGAEGVVLVFRVAEAPEVREVRLLGATLLPEAELRRLLEPLRGPFDFARYQEALRAIALRYEGAGYRFSGPDLEASTLEEGVLTVRVRELRVVAVEGAGLDLRDFPLAPGDFLDYGRLLEGVQALSRGLSRIVNFTLVPEGEGVRVRLEVGPEGGRIERVELTGNTAFPAETLLALLRLRPGEVYTPLLAQEDARRIAGYYGERGYEVADVRFGFQEGVFRLEVVELKIGGYRLEWAASPRTREEVILRELPPPGSLFNVPALRQGISRLMATGLLAEPPGVRLLPGEREDQVILLLSLREARTGLFQPAIGWSSLEGWSGTVAFRETNLFGLAHQVGAELAFLQNEARENLSLSVSYTIPWLYLDYLDLKEVRTGLSLALFSTPIGNNRLFDGATDTGWEYTERRTGGALSLTRPLSRELEQIRLSLGFTARRSAYALEVLDPNAPCDPAVTDPSDPRYCDGTGYKDLGQAQSLLPTPGWTLRLDTGVSYLEVDDPRFRTQGYEASLSTGLGLSLPDTGGRSLFVPVVVTGKTYFPLDGERRQALALRASVGTLLGFPPAGERFFLSGGGAEAFLLRGYEDRKYGGLSFATGSLEYRYNFNLSPQGGTNLYGILFTDLGIADNTGGVKWGAGVGLQLDLDVLGVLLPSLRLDYAFSPESPTGRLHFRIGPMF; this comes from the coding sequence ATGAAACGCCTGCTGGTGCTGTCCTTCCTGGGGCTCCTGGCCCTGGCGGCCCCCATCCGGGAGGTGGTGGTGGAGGGGGGCGACCCCGTCCTGCAGGCCCTGGCCCGGGCCGCCCTCCCCTTCGGGGTGGGGGATGAGCCCGGGGACCTGGAGGCCGCCCGGAGGGCCATCCTGGCCACGGGCTACTTCCGGGAGGTGGAGGTGAGGCTCCAGGACGGGGTCCTCCGGGTGGTCCTCACCCCCTACCCCCCCCTGGCCGAGGTGCGGGTGGAGGCCCGGGCCTTCCCCCAGGAGACCCTCCTGCGCTTTTTGGACCAGAACTTCGCCATCGGCCGGGAGGCCATCCACAACCCCCTGAGGGCCCAGGAAGCGGCCCAGGCCCTGGCCCAGGCCTACCGGCAAAACGGCTTCCCCTTCGTCCCCCAGGTGGCGGTGGAGGCCCGGGAGGGGGCGGAGGGGGTGGTCCTGGTCTTCCGGGTGGCCGAGGCCCCGGAGGTGCGGGAGGTGCGCCTCCTGGGGGCCACCCTCCTCCCCGAGGCCGAGCTAAGGCGGCTGCTGGAGCCCCTGAGGGGTCCCTTCGACTTCGCCCGCTACCAGGAGGCCCTCAGGGCCATCGCCCTCCGCTACGAGGGGGCGGGCTACCGCTTTAGCGGCCCAGACCTCGAGGCCAGCACCCTGGAGGAGGGGGTCCTCACCGTGCGGGTGCGGGAGCTCAGGGTGGTGGCGGTGGAGGGGGCGGGGCTGGACCTGCGGGACTTCCCCCTGGCCCCCGGGGACTTCCTGGACTACGGCCGCCTCCTGGAGGGGGTGCAGGCCCTCTCCCGGGGGCTTTCCCGCATCGTGAACTTCACCCTGGTTCCGGAAGGGGAGGGGGTGCGGGTGCGCCTGGAGGTGGGCCCCGAGGGGGGCAGGATCGAGCGGGTAGAGCTCACCGGGAACACCGCCTTCCCCGCGGAAACCCTCCTGGCCCTCCTCCGCCTGAGGCCCGGGGAGGTCTACACCCCCCTCCTGGCCCAGGAGGACGCCCGGCGGATCGCGGGCTACTACGGGGAGAGGGGCTACGAGGTGGCCGACGTGCGCTTCGGCTTCCAAGAGGGGGTCTTCCGCCTGGAGGTGGTGGAGCTCAAGATCGGGGGCTACCGCCTGGAGTGGGCCGCCTCCCCCAGGACCCGGGAGGAGGTGATCCTCCGGGAGCTCCCCCCGCCGGGAAGCCTCTTCAACGTCCCGGCCCTGCGCCAGGGGATCAGCCGCCTCATGGCCACCGGCCTCCTGGCCGAGCCCCCCGGGGTGCGCCTCCTCCCCGGGGAACGGGAGGACCAGGTGATCCTCCTCCTCTCCCTGAGGGAGGCCCGCACCGGCCTCTTCCAGCCCGCCATCGGCTGGAGCTCCCTGGAGGGCTGGTCGGGCACCGTGGCCTTCCGGGAGACCAACCTCTTCGGCCTGGCCCACCAGGTGGGGGCGGAGCTGGCCTTTTTGCAGAACGAGGCCCGGGAAAACCTCTCCCTAAGCGTTTCCTACACCATTCCCTGGCTCTACCTGGACTACCTGGACCTCAAGGAGGTGCGCACCGGCCTTTCCCTGGCCCTCTTCTCCACCCCCATCGGCAACAACCGGCTCTTCGACGGGGCCACCGACACCGGCTGGGAGTACACCGAGCGCCGCACCGGCGGGGCCCTGAGCCTCACCCGCCCCCTCTCCCGGGAGCTGGAGCAGATCAGGCTCTCCTTGGGCTTCACCGCCCGCCGCTCGGCCTACGCCCTGGAGGTCCTCGACCCCAACGCCCCCTGCGACCCCGCCGTCACCGACCCCAGCGACCCCAGGTACTGCGACGGCACCGGGTACAAAGACCTCGGCCAGGCCCAAAGCCTCCTCCCCACCCCCGGCTGGACCCTCAGGCTGGACACCGGGGTGAGCTACCTGGAGGTGGACGACCCCCGCTTCCGCACCCAGGGCTACGAGGCGAGCCTCTCCACCGGCCTGGGCCTCTCCCTCCCCGACACGGGGGGCCGGAGCCTCTTCGTCCCCGTGGTGGTCACGGGCAAGACCTACTTCCCCCTGGACGGGGAGAGGCGGCAGGCCCTGGCCCTCAGGGCCTCGGTGGGCACCCTCCTGGGCTTCCCCCCGGCGGGGGAGCGCTTCTTCCTCTCCGGGGGTGGGGCCGAGGCCTTCCTCCTCAGGGGCTACGAGGACCGCAAGTACGGGGGGCTCTCCTTCGCCACGGGAAGCCTGGAGTACCGCTACAACTTCAACCTCTCCCCGCAAGGGGGGACCAACCTCTACGGCATCCTCTTCACCGACCTGGGGATCGCCGACAACACCGGCGGGGTGAAGTGGGGGGCCGGGGTGGGGCTGCAGCTGGACCTGGACGTGCTGGGGGTCCTCCTCCCCTCCTTGCGGCTGGACTACGCCTTCAGCCCGGAAAGCCCCACGGGAAGGCTCCACTTCCGCATCGGGCCCATGTTCTAA
- a CDS encoding GspH/FimT family protein, with translation MPRQGLTLLELLVVLGLLGVLLGLSLPLLSPNRLALEGAARSLAAQVTRARLEAIRQNAFAGLHVFTEGAGGYAVFVDRNGDRRYTPGEEVQVVRFGEGGWARVRLDPNRSTLGNMPILFDPRGVPAKPITGTITLASGTSTRKVVISQQGRARVE, from the coding sequence ATGCCCAGGCAAGGCCTCACCCTGTTGGAGCTTCTGGTGGTGCTGGGCCTCCTGGGGGTCTTGCTGGGCCTGAGCCTTCCCCTCCTCTCCCCGAACCGCCTGGCCCTGGAGGGCGCCGCCCGCTCCCTGGCGGCCCAGGTGACCCGGGCCAGGCTGGAGGCCATCCGGCAGAACGCCTTCGCCGGGCTCCACGTCTTCACCGAGGGGGCTGGGGGCTACGCGGTCTTCGTGGACCGAAACGGGGACCGCCGCTACACCCCGGGGGAGGAGGTACAGGTGGTGCGCTTTGGGGAGGGAGGCTGGGCCCGGGTACGGCTGGACCCCAACCGAAGCACCCTGGGCAATATGCCCATTCTGTTCGATCCCAGGGGGGTTCCCGCCAAACCCATCACCGGCACCATAACCCTCGCCTCCGGTACCTCCACCCGCAAGGTGGTCATAAGCCAGCAGGGCCGGGCCCGGGTGGAGTAG
- a CDS encoding thiolase family protein, translating into MGEVYIVSAVRTPIGRFGGVLKDASPVELGAQAMRAALARAGVEGKDLDLYVFGNVLRAGHGQLLPRQAALRAGIPKEVDGYQVDMVCASGMMAAMNAVQFLRTGEAHLVLAGGVESMSQAGFYLSHRARWGYRFLMGAPEGLQDILLRDGLSDPFSGEAMGEQAERLAQDYGVTRQEVDEAAYHSHRRAAEATEKGFFAEEIAPMELPGKKGPVVVDKDEGIRPETTPESLAALKPAFRKDGILTAGNASQISDGAAALLLASEEAVRAHGLKPLARVLGGAWAAGEPWRFPEAPIPAVRRLLDRLGMKVADFGLFENNEAFALNNVLFHRLLGVPYERLNVFGGAVALGHPIGASGARILVTLLNALRQKGEERGLAAICHGTGGSTAFGVELV; encoded by the coding sequence ATGGGCGAGGTCTACATCGTTTCTGCGGTGCGCACCCCCATTGGCCGGTTCGGGGGGGTGCTGAAGGACGCAAGCCCGGTGGAGCTAGGGGCCCAGGCCATGCGGGCCGCCCTGGCGCGGGCGGGGGTGGAGGGGAAGGACCTGGACCTCTACGTCTTCGGGAACGTGCTCCGGGCGGGGCACGGGCAGCTCCTCCCCCGCCAGGCGGCCTTGAGGGCGGGCATCCCTAAGGAGGTGGATGGGTACCAGGTGGACATGGTCTGCGCCTCGGGGATGATGGCCGCCATGAACGCCGTGCAGTTCCTGCGCACGGGGGAGGCCCACCTGGTCCTGGCCGGGGGGGTGGAGTCCATGAGCCAGGCGGGGTTCTACCTCTCCCACCGGGCCAGGTGGGGGTACAGGTTCCTCATGGGGGCGCCGGAGGGCCTGCAGGACATCCTGCTTCGGGATGGGCTTTCCGACCCCTTTAGTGGCGAGGCCATGGGGGAGCAGGCGGAAAGGCTGGCCCAGGACTACGGGGTCACGCGCCAGGAGGTGGACGAGGCCGCCTACCATTCCCACCGGCGGGCGGCGGAGGCCACGGAGAAGGGCTTCTTCGCGGAGGAGATCGCCCCCATGGAGCTTCCCGGGAAGAAGGGGCCGGTGGTGGTGGATAAGGATGAGGGGATCCGCCCCGAGACCACCCCGGAGTCCCTGGCCGCCCTCAAGCCCGCCTTCCGCAAGGACGGCATCCTCACCGCGGGGAACGCCAGCCAGATCTCCGACGGGGCGGCGGCGCTTCTCCTCGCCTCGGAGGAGGCGGTGAGGGCCCACGGCCTTAAGCCCCTCGCCCGGGTTCTGGGCGGGGCCTGGGCCGCGGGGGAGCCCTGGCGCTTCCCCGAGGCCCCCATCCCCGCGGTCAGGCGCCTTCTGGACCGGCTTGGCATGAAGGTGGCCGACTTCGGCCTCTTTGAGAACAACGAGGCCTTCGCCCTGAACAACGTCCTCTTCCACCGCCTCCTGGGGGTGCCCTACGAACGGCTCAACGTCTTCGGGGGAGCCGTGGCCCTGGGCCACCCCATCGGGGCCAGCGGGGCCAGGATCCTGGTTACCCTGCTGAACGCCCTCAGGCAGAAGGGGGAGGAAAGGGGCCTGGCCGCCATCTGCCACGGCACCGGGGGGTCCACGGCCTTCGGGGTGGAGCTGGTTTAG
- a CDS encoding purine-nucleoside phosphorylase, whose product MGVYEKIQEAVAYIRAQADFPPEVGLVLGSGLGPLAEEVEKVAEIPYREIPHFPLSTAPGHAGKLVLGHLEGKRVLVYQGRVHYYEGYSAEEVAFPVRVGFFLGARTFLLTSAAGGLNPRFQAGGILLHLDYLNPSGVNPLRGKNDERLGPRFPVMFEAYDPELIELARKVAREQDLHLFEGVYAWFLGPSFASRAELRMLRELGADAIGMSTVPEVIALRHLGARVLGLSTLTDMAVPEREHHATEEEVLAVAARTGPLFRRFVRGILAAL is encoded by the coding sequence ATGGGGGTCTACGAAAAGATCCAGGAGGCGGTGGCCTACATCCGCGCCCAGGCCGACTTCCCCCCGGAGGTGGGCCTGGTCCTGGGCTCGGGGCTGGGGCCTCTGGCGGAGGAGGTGGAGAAGGTGGCGGAGATCCCCTACCGGGAGATCCCCCACTTCCCCCTTTCCACCGCCCCCGGCCACGCGGGCAAGCTGGTCCTGGGCCATCTGGAGGGCAAGCGGGTCCTGGTCTACCAGGGCCGGGTCCACTACTACGAGGGCTACAGCGCCGAGGAGGTGGCCTTCCCCGTGCGGGTGGGCTTCTTCCTGGGGGCCAGGACCTTCCTCCTCACCTCGGCGGCCGGGGGGCTCAACCCCCGCTTCCAGGCGGGGGGGATCCTCCTCCACCTGGACTACCTCAACCCCTCCGGGGTGAACCCCTTGCGGGGCAAAAACGACGAGCGGCTTGGCCCCCGTTTCCCGGTGATGTTCGAGGCCTACGACCCTGAGCTCATCGAGCTCGCCCGCAAGGTGGCCCGGGAGCAGGACCTGCACCTCTTCGAGGGGGTCTACGCCTGGTTCCTGGGGCCCAGCTTCGCCAGCCGGGCGGAGCTCAGGATGCTCCGCGAGCTCGGGGCGGACGCCATCGGCATGTCCACGGTGCCCGAGGTCATCGCCCTGCGCCACCTGGGGGCCCGGGTCCTGGGGCTTTCCACCCTCACGGACATGGCGGTGCCGGAAAGGGAGCACCACGCCACCGAGGAGGAGGTGCTGGCGGTGGCGGCGAGGACGGGGCCCCTTTTCCGCCGCTTCGTGCGGGGGATCCTGGCCGCGCTCTGA
- a CDS encoding DivIVA domain-containing protein encodes MDLTPLDVRYQEFPVGLRGYHRGAVRAYLARVAEVMEGLIQENEGLRQRLQGLEEEVARLKEAEGELKRAVVAAERIARELRAQAEREAELIRKEALAAKEQVLKEAAEELRRLRGEIERARQEKALFLGQVRALLEGYLEALRRLEGGP; translated from the coding sequence ATGGACCTAACCCCTTTGGACGTGCGTTACCAGGAGTTCCCCGTGGGCTTGCGCGGGTACCACCGGGGGGCGGTGCGGGCCTACCTGGCCCGGGTGGCCGAGGTGATGGAGGGCCTCATCCAGGAAAATGAGGGTCTGCGCCAGCGCCTGCAGGGCCTGGAGGAGGAGGTGGCCCGCCTGAAGGAGGCCGAGGGGGAGCTCAAGCGGGCGGTGGTGGCCGCGGAGCGGATCGCCCGGGAACTTCGGGCCCAGGCGGAAAGGGAGGCGGAGCTGATCCGCAAGGAGGCCCTGGCGGCCAAGGAGCAGGTGCTGAAGGAGGCGGCGGAGGAGCTCAGGCGCCTCCGGGGGGAGATCGAGCGGGCCCGGCAGGAGAAGGCCCTCTTCCTGGGCCAGGTCAGGGCCCTCTTGGAGGGGTATCTGGAGGCCCTGCGCCGCCTGGAGGGGGGGCCCTGA
- a CDS encoding HepT-like ribonuclease domain-containing protein — MRPPRVSDRVRLLHMRDAAQRALELGQGKNLSSLPPEDTTALAVVRLLEILGEAARGLSQELKERYPEVPWREIADTRNRLIHEYFDVDMEVVGAIVEQDLPHLLTRLEQILEELGA, encoded by the coding sequence ATGAGGCCGCCTAGGGTTTCGGATAGGGTCCGGCTCCTGCACATGCGGGACGCGGCGCAAAGGGCCCTGGAGCTGGGGCAAGGGAAGAACCTGTCCTCCCTCCCCCCAGAGGACACCACCGCCTTGGCCGTGGTGCGCCTCCTGGAAATCCTAGGGGAGGCCGCCAGGGGCCTGTCCCAAGAGCTCAAAGAACGCTACCCCGAGGTTCCCTGGCGGGAGATCGCCGACACCCGGAACCGCTTAATCCACGAGTACTTCGACGTGGACATGGAGGTGGTGGGAGCCATCGTGGAGCAGGACCTCCCCCACCTCCTCACCCGCTTGGAGCAGATTCTAGAGGAGCTGGGCGCCTAA